CCTTTAGAAGCATTTCCATTATACACATCTTTCCCTGGGATATTATTGACATATCTTGATCGGACTTTATGTTTGGGAAAGTCTTCAAGTTGATCTAGAATAGTTTGGCTCATTGAAAGTCCCTCGTCAATGTTGGACATGCTTAAGTTAAGGAGCTTCTCCATTGGATTTGTTACTTCTTCATCCAGAGTTAGATCCTCGGTACCAATTTCAGAAACATCATCCTGTCCTAAACTTGGAGATCCAAACTCAGACGTTTCATAAGCAGTATCACTACCGTAGTCAGATGTGAGAGAAGAACCGCCGCCAGTCTGAAACAAGCTCAAACTTGGGTGAACCATTGGTGACGAACTTGTGCTAATTTTATCATTAGTGGCATCAGAAGCATTCTGATCGACATCTTGGCATGCTGAAATGAAACATCACGTTAGACTCTTATGACATGTAACAGGGTTTACCAATGCACGGCTTAAGAGCATACTGTTATAGATCATACCAGACCTAGCAGCAGCTTCCAGTTCAAGAAAGGATGCAACTACGACACTTCTTGCGAATTCTATATCAGATAATAGCTTCGTAATCCACTCCTCAAGAGAGCACCTTCGCTGTAACAACGTGACAGCTATCACTTGCGAAACAGATTTTTTTACATGAATAATTTTATGCTGAGTACATGGCTTTCCTCATATTAACACATTTGCAATAGTCGTGCTTAAAGGGGTTCGAGGAAAGGAAAAAATAGGACAAAAACAGAGGAAATTGAGAGTAATAGTGCTCCTAATTCAGTTAGTCCCAGGAAAACTACATACCTCTTCTAACAGTGCTCTACTTTTCATACGTAACAGCCCTTTGGGTGGAGCTGATGGAAAACTCTTTCTGGGAAATTCTCTTTTAAGCTGAAAGGAAGACATGAATGTGCATACGCCGTCAAGCACATTGCAGTTAATCAATATCGTTGAGAAGTGAAAAGAGAACAATTTCTTACATCCGTCAATAGCTTTAGAAAATCATTAaatcttctcaacactccccgcATTGTAGTCACACCTTCAGGGGATTGCACACTTATCTGAACCCTGTAAAACTGTTCCGCTAAAATGTTACATACATAAGTAAAGTTCAACTAAAcatttgaataattaaaaacatgcaCAACAACAAAACTCTTCAGCTGCATGAGAAAAGGGCACACTCCAGTACATAATTTAGGTAGAACAGGAAACAAATATATCATTGTTCAAGTTAAAGTTTATTCATCCAAAGACGTTCAAGATATAGCTAACATAAACAGTTCCTAGAAATTTGCTACGAGAAtatcaaaaactgaaaaaaatgcCCTTGCAAGAGATAAAACACTGGAGATTAAAGTATTTTCAATTACCACAACGGGATCTGAATTTCTTGATTTAGGAAGGACAACCCACGAGGGTATTGTAACACAATAACTCCATCCGGTTCGAGGGTCATGAGGCCAAACAGTATCTCTAccattctgcaaaaaaaaacacacacacaaaaatctTATCTTCTTGAAGTCTCCAACTGTACATATATGAAATTCAATTGAGCAAAATGATATTTCTCCTCAGTCAAGCAGCTATCCAAAGAGCATAAACAAAGATTAAAGCTACACGTGATATTCAAACGAAAGATTAGTTGACACGAAACAGAAATCACCAATTGTACGAAGTGGCTTCAGCTATATTGTTAGGAATCTCCCATTACTTAGGAGAAGGAACAAGTAAAGCGTTTTGTGGTACTAGTACTAGTAACTAGGCTAGCTATACCAAAAGCATTCACATTTCTCTCAAGTCACAGAAGAGATTCAGCAGACATAGCAAGAACAATGAAGCGCATTTACTCCCAAGGAACATAGTAAAGTTCGGATTTTGATAACGTAAGAACTAACCCATTTGCGAGGGGGAGGACTCCAATCCATCCCCAATGGAAGCGGCGACGTTCCGTCATGCCTGTGCTTCGGAGGACTCCGTCTCTGCATCGTCTCCACCAAACTCTACCTACTTCTCTCCAGATTCCGATCAAATCCAATCGGAGACGCGATCGAGCGTTAATTTCCCCGATCGAAATTACGCAAGCTCGAAAGGGGAATCTGAGGAAGAGATCGAGGAGTAGGGTTTATGAGGATGGTCAGATCGAGGTggaattgagagagagagagagagaggagaagggAGCAGATGGCGTCTCTCTGGGTCTTCTCTTCCTCTGCTTCAATTTCCACGGACCACGGCGATAACGGCGGTGTCGTCTACTTTAACGGAAAATTCGAGAGGTTAACACGTCATCTGACGGAGGCGCCAAGTCTGCCGTTaccgtgtatatatatatattcccccccccccacctTCTTCCCGTGAGATTCGGTTTGGGTTATGTGACTCGTGAACCACGttttggttttgggttttaTGAGTTGGGTTGTTTATCTAAGGCTGAGTTTTGTTGGGCTTAGCCTCATTGGTTTTCATTTAGAACCAAAACcgacttcttctttttttttcacaaaagttttattttattaataatgatCTAAATAATCAACAGATATACCATCTCTTATTACATTTGAGATACAAGCGTGATATATGTATTCGTCATCGTCTTGTAGTTGTTGTTTGTCCAGTAAATCAGCACATGAGTTTGATTCCCAGTTTGTCCAAGTGTGTTGAAAGCTTTCGAACTTTTGCTCCCATTTCCATATGTCACGTAGCCAGTTAACAGcatcaatattttttgttcttcttttaaCAAGATTGATGACATTAATATTGTCTCCTTCGAAAATGACTTTTGTATGTCCTCGACTACAGCAAACCATCATAGCACCAAGTAAAGCTTGTAGTTCACTCTCCAAAGCATTGTGAGGCTTTCTTGTTTTGAACTGGCATGCTCCCTTTAAAAGACCCATACTATCTCTAATCAATCATCCTGCTTGTGCTGGTGTATTTATGTTGTAGAAGGAGCCATCATAATTGCATTTAACAAACCCCGTCTCAGGTcttggtttatttttttgtttatcttgGCTTTTGTAATACATCTCCACTTCTAAAATTCAAGTGCGTGTAAATGATGATAGCATCAAAGTTAATTTCAAAGGATTTGGTGAaataagataacaaaaaaacTCAGATGCtcagaatattttatatttatgattttcagtttttttataTGTCTATAAAAACTGAAATCATTCAAAACTTAATTTGTTAAATgtctttttgttatttataagataaaaaaaaatattttttgaaaatttttctaagatagaatattttttgaaaaatttcctAAGATAACaattaagtttttgtcacaaaaatagttttaaatgagaaaaacgttcaaaattttttttatcaaagagtaaaaaatacatttataccagAGATTTAACCCTTAATATAGACTTAGGTTTTAGAGTTAAAAAGTGAGATTTTAAAGATAatgtttcaaattaaaaaaaaaaaaaatttcaaaataaaaaatctattttagttatttttttattaaaagttttttttatgacaaaaacttaaaaatgacttGCTGAGAATTGTTCGTATTTTTTTTCAgcagataatatatatatatatatatatatgatataaatatattgttatttttataatatttacttagtCAGAAATGAGAATGTAAAatctgtaaaaatattttaaaatctgaCAAAGGCGAAAAGGTCTCTCCAGCTCCAGCTAAACTccaaaagaggagagagagagagagagagagagagagagagagagattcaaattaggcctgggcaaataaaccgaatccgataacccgaaccgaatccgatccgataaaaatgaatccgaaccgatccgaacccaatgtaaataccgaatggatcttgttttgtggtattttgggttatgggtattatccgaaccgaacccgaatctaaatggatatccgatagaacccgaaacatttaaaaCCTCGAAAAGATCTTATACCAAACattgatctcaattcctaaaatgtatccaaaatacactaagaaatattgaacatctaaaatacttatctatgacatgaaggttggtggttctattacatgaatgttggtggttctattgcatgaaggttgatggttgaagTTGGCCGTTGAATCTTTAagtatttagatttagattttgttttcgttaaacaatgtttctcatttcatgagaacttggttttcgttttatgcttttatttatttggttttctttttatcagtaaatatgtttacttttcgtttgattttgaatgatcaaggttgatgttccttatttttgaatcgattttacttaacttttggttacaaaataggtacaaatcagatattttaaaattgaagaaccgattttactcaTTTTTTAGTTctaaaataggtaaaaatcaggtacttttaaaccgaaaaaccgattgggacccgaacccgaaagtatattgggttgtgtcggttctttgaagatttactaaccccgacccgaatccgatagaacccgaaccggaccCGAATCATTCAATCATATGCAGAGCAGAGAGGTGATAGGCTAATTGGCTCTCCTTTCTCTCTGATTGATCTGCCGACTCGTCCACCTCGCTCGGTTTCCGCGGGAAACCTTCTTCGTTGACCTTCCTTCAtttcccctctctctctctcttacgcGTGCGCCGCCCTTTGTCGATTCCGTCATGGCGATTCTGTACGCGCTGGTGGCGCGTGGGACGGTGGTGCTCGCGGAGTTCACCGCGACGTCGACGAACGCGAGCACGATCGCCAAGCAGATCCTGGAGAAGGTCCCTGGGAACAACAACGACAGCAACGTCTCCTACTCTCAGGACCGCTACGTCTTCCACGTTAAGCGCACCGATGGCCTCACCGTCCTCTGTATGGCCGAGGAAACCGCCGGCCGTACGTCCTCCTCCTATGAACTAAAGTTTTGATCTTTCGTGATACTGAGATTCAAAGTTTTAATCTTTTATCATGTTTGTGTATTTGATATGTCTGATTCGAatcaaagttttgtttttttgtatggTAATAATATCTCAGGGAGGATTCCGTTTGCGTTTCTGGAAGATATTCACCAGAGGTTCGTGAGGACTTATGGGAGAGCGGTTCATACAGCGCAAGCTTACGCCATGAACGATGAGTTCTCTAGAGTTCTTAGTCAGCAGATTGAGTATTACTCTAATGATCCTAACGCCGATAGGATTAATCGGATTAAGGGTGAAATGAGTCAGGTCCTGAGTTTCTCTTATTACTAAGATTGTAACTACTTGTGCTTTTTTTAAGCTGACTTACAACTGTCTAATAGGTGCGGGATGTCATGATAGAGAACATTGACAAAGTGCTAGATAGAGGTGAACGCTTGGAGCTACTCGTCGACAAAACCGCTACTATGCAAGGGAATACGTTCCGTTTCAGGAAGCAAGCTCGGCGGTTCAGAAGCACTGTCTGGTGGAGAAATTGCAAGCTCACGTACGTTTTCATGTAACTTCTGGATTTTGCGTGAATCGAAGATTGTTACTAACTGTGTTTTCTTCTTGCAGGTTCCTTTTAATACTAGTACTACTGGTGATCATATACATTGCCGTGGCTTTTGTCTGCCACGGACCTCTTCTACCATCTTGCATTTAAGTAAGTTTGCATCTTGTCCGTTGTTTTTGTCTGCTCTTGTGATTTCAATCCTTATGTTTAAGAAAAGCTTGTCTGACACTCACCTATGTGGAAGTATTCTTATTTTATAGAGCAATGTGAAAGCTCATTGCTTTGCGATTTGCAAGCTGTGTGTGAATCTGTGCTGTCACCATGTTCTATAACTATTATACATGGTGAGAAATGAACAGGCTTGCTTTGTCTGATTTGTTTATACAAGTTTTTGTAATCATTATGTTCTGTGTTTGTCCACACAACAATTTTGGTTGACATAAACAACTAAAACAAATGCGAAAAATATATGAAAGAAGCTAATGTCAAATGCTAAAAAAATGATTGAACTTTTTGATGTTCCAAATGCCAGAAAACTGTATGAATTTGTGCTGTCATCATATTCCATAACACTATTATACTTTTACATAGTGAGAAATGAACAGGATTGCTTTATCTGATCTGTAAACCAACTTTTAAGGGATTTGTTCATCGCTCAAAATCTTTCCAAAATTAAGAGGCAGACCAAAAGGTTTTTCGAATTAAAAGCTTTGGTTgacataaaacaagaaaaacaaatgCGGAAATATATGAAAGGCTAAAAGCTAATGTCAAATGCTAAAAAGGGTCTGAATTGTAGTTCATCCCTGCAACAATGATAGGAACTTGTAATGTACAAGAATGTTCCAAATGCTAGAAAACTCTCGTGACGCTGTGAATGATGCAAACACAAAATCCATTTTCACTAATATGATCAAAAATATTCACCTCTCAAATTCTGTCTTTCATTTTAAGCTATAGCCTACCTATACATACGTAGATATTAcgatttcttttattttttgttcaacgatttattaaattatagttGCACCAACTAATCTAAAGAGGTCGAATCTGAATCTTAGCAGTTatgaccatgattaacccggatttttagagtgaggtttttaatttcagctaaaaactgttttttagtttttaactaagaaaatataagaattgtctcttaaataagagatataggtggaagcaccgtagcctagTGGTTATGGTTTAAAGACTTCTACACCCAGGTCGGGGTTcaaatcccagactatgcaatttcttgcagattgcacaggaaatccaggtttcaattCCCGGAGCAAGCGATTTATTCAACAATTATGCGATTACGGAAGAAAGGCTTACAAGAGTTtctcaacatggtgcaagtaaatccggTCAGGCgtgatcttcataggacggctcaaatgaggcagttaggcgtagatcctcataaggcaggtagtattgtcggtaaTCGAATCGTctttgtaatctttctcataattgtaatatctaaataaatccctgacaaaaaaaaaaagtgatataGGAGTTGGTTCTTAgccgaaaaatataaaaaaaaataataatcaaatcatGAGTAAGAATCCTAAATTAAGAATCCTGGTTAAACATGCTTTTTagggaaaaaaaatttaataactgATTATTGTTACTGACCCAACAAAACTTACTGGGCTTTGACGGAAACTAACTGACTATTGTCTCTGGCCCAAAAAGGTTATTGGTCTTTCTTTGGCCCAAAACTATttgagataaaaaaattaattcgtatatatgttttcttcttcttctttctcctggATCGAAGAAGGATTTAGAAACTCGTCTTTTGGCTATCGACGACGACCATGGCGCCGATTCTCAGATCCACTTCCCTTGTCGCTTTGCTCGTCTTTCAGATTTCTCTATTCTTATTTACCTCCACTCTGCCAATCTCATCTGGGTAATTAGATCGTTTATCCCCCACTTAATCCTCTATATTGTTCTCATCTTTTAGTTTTTGGATTTGATAATTTCTGCAACGTTAATTTCAACTTAATTTACTTGCTTGATGAATCTAGCTTATAGACATTATCAATTCACATGTGATAGGCTTCTCTGAATTCAACTTTGTATAGACATTCTttctgatcttttttttttgttcgattTATTGCAGGTCGGAGGATAGTTACACGATCACGGGTCGTGTAAGGATCCCAGCAAGTATGTTCCACGCTgtttactttttctttctttgccTTGTTGTAGTCTATTTTAGGATACTATCTTGTCAATTGTCGGCTTGTCTGAACCGTCCAGAACTTATTTTCATTAGTTGATCCGTGAGTGTGATTAGCACAGTTGCATCTTGAGATTATGCTTATTAAGCTGTATGATtagtctgttttttttctttttgtttattagaatgTCTTATCATCGTTGTGCTTATGTACAttctgtatatatatttatatttcctttgggGAGTTTAACTTTGTTATGTAGTATGTCATGAGTATGAGCATTGGacgttttggataatttttttgTGAACTTTTATGGTTTGTGTCATCATTGTATTGAGTGCTTGAGAACTATGAGCGATATGTTATGATAGTTTGAATAGTGTTCTTTTGACAATTTACGCTTTCTGTCATCGTTGTCTTTACACTCCATCTCCTTTCCATTATATATTTAGCCTCACTACCCTTTTTTCTTAACCCGAAAACTAATCGATAATTTATTTTGGCAGGCACTGCTATTGGTCACGCAGCGAAATTCTCAAATATCAAAGTTGTACTCAATGGTGGACAGAATATTACTTTCCTCAGGCCTGATGGATACTTTACATTGTATTTTACTTCTCCTTCAAATATTAGTTTCCTTTAGCATACTTATATAGTAATATATTATTCTACTCAAGATATCTGCTAAATTGTTTCTTACACTTTTTCCTTTACTTTTCAAAGCCACAAAGTGACAGCTGGTACTCATCTGATTGAAGTTTATGCGTTgggcttcttcttctctccagtAAGATTTTTTAGTTTCAGTCATGTGTGATTTTCCAGAACTTCAGCTTTATTATGAACTCGCTTCTCATTCTTCAATCAATGATGTAAAATTAGGTGCGAGTTGATGTTAGCGCTCGGCACCATGGCAAAGTTCAAGCAACGCTAACAGAAACCAGGAGGAGTCTTACTGAGCTGGTTTTGGAGCCACTGCGAGCAGACCAATACTATGAGGTGAATACTTCATACTGCATCGCATTTTTAATGTGTTTGATTAGTTTTTAGCTAtgtgcttcttcttcttgttttctgATCGATCATGTACTTGTTTGCAGTTGCGTGAGCCTTTCAATGTAATGGCAATTTTGAAAAGTCCAATGGGTCTTATGGTGGGATTCATGGTGGTTGTTGTGTTCTTGATGCCCAAGTTGATGGAAAACATAGGTACGCTTCTCTAGCCCTTTACTTGTGGTTGTCTTGTATCCATATATTGATAATGTTCATAATTAAACCGGTTTGTGTGTCTCGCTCTATATCTAGTAGCAATCATTGTGTTAGTAACCAGAATAAGCGGTTCACGTTATATTTAATCTGCTGAGTAATTTAGCAACGATTTTCTTGAATAGACTATGTATAATCTCTTTTCAGCATTTTTACAAATTTCTTAGAGCTCCTAAAGCTGTTTCTTGAAAACTGTTGTTATTTTTGGTGAAACAGATCCAGAGGAAATGAAGAGAACACAAGAGGAGCTGAGAAACCAAGGAGTGCCTTCACTATCTAGCTTGTTGCCCGCTAGCCGCTAAGGAGAGCTCCTCGGCGCTAATCAGGAGTCCAAGACCCACAACTTCTTGCATGTACCGACATAACACTTCCTGACAAGCCTTTGGAAGAAATCAACGTCAGAAAATTCCTTAAGCGATCTAACTAACTTTAGCTTGCCAATGATGGTGTTTTGTTAGTGCAGCATTTGGGTTTGGACTGTTGTTATATGTGCAGAGACTCTCAAGCTGACCTTAAAATTTGCTTTTTGCGTACTCTTTCTTGTTAAACATTTTGCTTCTCTTTTACCTTTTGTTTTGAATGTTTCAAGTTGGTCATTGGCATTCATCCTCATAACACAATTTCATTATTAAGATCACAAGAAAATatatgaactgaaaacagaccATGCGAGTTTAATAACATAAGCTTGTAGTAAAACTAATCAATAATCTGTGAAGTAGTACTTGCactttttatattgaaaaatggTTTCTTTTGCATTAACGTAATTGTTCTAGTGATTGACGTTCCTACACCAACTCttaatttcagttttttttttttttaaatgtaactgGTTGGTGATGGTGAACTGAACCATTAATATAACCACGCTTCTAATCTAAGCAACATAAAATAgcaaaataaatgataaaaacatGAGATTTTGAGCCCAGTGGGCCCAAGTAGCTTAACTTCTGTGTCGACCAGAGTGTTCAACTGAAATCGGAATCATGTCGGGATAACCAATCTCCGGAcaccacaaaagaaaaaaaaaacggttcCTCTTTActacaaaaatcaaaatccGAACAAGGAAACATATTTAACAAAAACTCCATCATCTGTTACTTCTTTGTTTCCTTTCCTTCTTCACTTTCTCTATCCTGAATCTGAATTCGTCAACTCTCTTGCctccgatctctctctctctctgtctcgcCGTGGATCGAGATGGAGAGCTTACCGACGACTGTATCGTCGAAATCAGACAGGAGAGGAAGGTCTTCCAAGTCTCAGAACACATCCAAGCCTTCTCTCATCATGGCCTTCTTCTCTTGTCTCGCTTGGCTCTACGTCGCTGGCCGGTACGTTGCCTTACTCTCATTTATTCTAGATTTGTTATTATCAATGCGTAACGTAATCTACATTATAGATTCTCTAAGAGGATCACATAGATCTCCCACAAGCTCAGATTCAATAGCTGGATCCGTTTATCAATTGATTCTGATCTCTCTGTTATTGTTATTGTGTTGTTGTTTGTTACGGTTTAGGTTATGGCAAGATGCGCAGCACAGAGTAGCACTCAACACTGTGCTTCAGAAAAATTTAGAACTGGTTgctctttcttctccttctctttaaTAAGAGAATGTTTCATTCCTCattctgaatttttttaattgtatttaatGTTGATTGGAGTGTAGAGGCCTAAGGCTCTTACGGTTGATGACAAGCTGATGGTTCTTGGATGCAAGTAAgctgattttatttatttattaattctgATAGGATAGTGTTTTATCATCTGCGTGTGCTACTAACAGAAGATGTGTTTAATAGAGATCTTGAGAGGAGAATTGTGGAAACTGAAATGGAGTTGGCACAGGCGAAGAGTCAAGGCTATCTTAAAAACCAGAagagtctttcttcttcttcttcagggaATAAGAAGATGCTTGCTGTGATTGGAGTTTACACAGGCTTTGGGAGTCACTTGAAGCGCAATAAGTTTAGAGGTTCTTGGATGCCACGAGGTAAGAGTAATACTATCACCATATTTGTTTCCTTGCTCATCCAACAAtgatttactttaaaaaaaaaaacattttcttctcGGTAGATGACGCTTTGAAGAAACTTGAGGAAAGAGGAGTTGTCATACGCTTTGTGATTGGTCGGAGGTTTTCTTTTCCTACTCACTTCACTCTTCAtttcttatgatttttttttcatgcttTGTTTCATCATATGGGTGATAATACTGATGTTGATGCTTTATATATTTCCAGTGCTAACCGAGGTGATAGCTTAGATCGGAAAATTGACCAAGAAAATCTTGCAACTAAAGACTTTTTGATTCTTGTAAGTAAGAACAACTCTTTTGCTTATGCTCGTTGCCTGCTGATTTGAATTTTGTTCACTGATGTGGCTGTTAGGAGAATCACGAGGAAGCTCAAGAAGAGTTGCCAAAGAAAGTGAAGTTTTTCTACAGCGCTGCTGTTCAGAACTGGGATGCAGAGTTTTATGTCAAAGTTGATGACAACGTTGACCTTGATCTTGGTAAATACCTTCCTCTTCTTGCAAATCTACATTTTTGATCCAATCATGATATCAAACAATGTATCtgtgtgataaaaaaaaaatgatctaaCAGAGGGGTTGATTGGGCTACTTGAAAGCCGCCGTGGTCAAGATGGTGCGTACATTGGGTGCATGAAGTCTGGAGACGTGGTTACTCAAGAGTTCGTATATACTCAACCTTCTTCGGTTAACATAGTGATTGAGCATTACAAGCTTTTGACGTAAAACACATTCTCATTTCCATATTACATGGGTTGCTTTCTTGGTGTTCAGGGGAAGTCAATGGTACGAGCCTGAGTGGTGGAAATTTGGAGACGACAAATCGTAAGTCTCTATTAACTCAGAGTCTTCTCGTTTATGTTTCTACTGAAGATGGAATCTCATTTGTTATTTAGCTCGACGGTGAACAACCAAATGGGAGAGACGAGAATCCTTTATGTTGTCTTTACTcagtttctttgtttgttttattttaggtACTTCCGTCATGCAACTGGTTCGCTTGTAATACTCTCCAAGAATCTGGCTCAGTATATCAATATAAACAGGTTAGATTTCCACAATAATATAGCTCagtttatatatcaatataaaCATACTCGCTTCATAATCATTGCTGTTTTCTCCATTGGTGTTTAATATAAATGCAGTGGATTGTTGAAGACATATGCCTTTGATGATACTACCATTGGATCTTGGATGATTGGTGTCCAGGCAACATATATAGACGACAACCGCCTTTGCTGCAGCAGCACAAGACAAGGTATATAAAATGAATACTAGTCTCTCACAAATATAACTGTTGTCATGGTTAAATGCTTAGGCTTTACGAAGCAAATCATTTTGTTTTAGTAGCTGCTTGATAACTGATGAGAATCTTTTCATATCGCAGAAAAAGTGTGTTCCATGGCATGATCAATGCGTAGTTCCCTTTTCATCACATCCACACTTTGAGGAAGTTCTTGGAGCTGACTCCAAATTTATAGTTCTTTTTGGTACAATGAAATGAAAGTATGATTAGGCCATTTATTACAGTTTGTGATTAGTGCATACCCCTTGAGCTTTGGAGTAAGATAATTGGGGAAAATGGTATAGCTGTGAATTAAGTATTACTTTTCTTGTTATTCATCATTCGTCCGTCTATTACATAACTTTTTACCCCGAATCTCAGCAAAACTATATTGATAGTTGGCCCCAAAAAAAGGCTTAATATGGAAGGATATGAGAAGTGTAATGTAACAGAACATATCAATCCTTTACCTATCATACGGTTAAGACCATACTTAGAATGCAAGTGAGGGCGACGGTCACTTGTCCAGGTGAAGTTGGCGTCATAATGATGTCATGTGGTGGCTTCATGGTCCATATGAAATCCAGCACGACTGACGAGAGTGTCCTTAATAATGTAATCCTCTCCTTTCAATTGCCAATTGCCAATTGCCCAAATGTTTCATAAACACATGGGACCTTGccatttcattttatatacCAAAATCGTGTGTTTCGTTTCATGTTTGTTTAGTTGACCACATGAGACTGatgaatatgttaatttattttgaaaacattagGAAATGAGAAAATAGATTAAGATGCTCAACTTATCATGTTCAGAATAAAGAGGTTTTCATGTTCAACTAGGTTCGAGTGAATAATACTAATAAGAGTTTTGATATAGCCGACCCAAAAAGggtttttaatagtatagattttaacAAGTTA
The Brassica napus cultivar Da-Ae chromosome A1, Da-Ae, whole genome shotgun sequence DNA segment above includes these coding regions:
- the LOC106371035 gene encoding ER membrane protein complex subunit 7 homolog, which gives rise to MAPILRSTSLVALLVFQISLFLFTSTLPISSGSEDSYTITGRVRIPASTAIGHAAKFSNIKVVLNGGQNITFLRPDGYFTFHKVTAGTHLIEVYALGFFFSPVRVDVSARHHGKVQATLTETRRSLTELVLEPLRADQYYELREPFNVMAILKSPMGLMVGFMVVVVFLMPKLMENIDPEEMKRTQEELRNQGVPSLSSLLPASR
- the LOC106370552 gene encoding PX domain-containing protein EREL1 isoform X2, translating into MQRRSPPKHRHDGTSPLPLGMDWSPPPRKWNGRDTVWPHDPRTGWSYCVTIPSWVVLPKSRNSDPVVFYRVQISVQSPEGVTTMRGVLRRFNDFLKLLTDLKREFPRKSFPSAPPKGLLRMKSRALLEERRCSLEEWITKLLSDIEFARSVVVASFLELEAAARSACQDVDQNASDATNDKISTSSSPMVHPSLSLFQTGGGSSLTSDYGSDTAYETSEFGSPSLGQDDVSEIGTEDLTLDEEVTNPMEKLLNLSMSNIDEGLSMSQTILDQLEDFPKHKVRSRYVNNIPGKDVYNGNASKGVLLADNGSRLLSEPEPLAHSVMHDRNLSFESADGFSLHTGETSTSGLLSSSSDSHLDLHRGAGASLGTGLVCNPERQGSAQIVLPLELRKKLNKIMLATNERLVNAKTDMEDLIARLNQEIAVKEYLNKKVNDLEGELETTKQRSKENLEQAIMTERERFTQMQWDMQELRQKSYEMEMKLKSREDGSSHAEPTEQSTISERHVLSKELDARNQQLEDLSRRYDELEAKSKADIKVLVKEVKSLRRSHVELEKKLTQSLTDKTEAERDN
- the LOC106371115 gene encoding hydroxyproline O-galactosyltransferase HPGT2, giving the protein MESLPTTVSSKSDRRGRSSKSQNTSKPSLIMAFFSCLAWLYVAGRLWQDAQHRVALNTVLQKNLELRPKALTVDDKLMVLGCKDLERRIVETEMELAQAKSQGYLKNQKSLSSSSSGNKKMLAVIGVYTGFGSHLKRNKFRGSWMPRDDALKKLEERGVVIRFVIGRSANRGDSLDRKIDQENLATKDFLILENHEEAQEELPKKVKFFYSAAVQNWDAEFYVKVDDNVDLDLEGLIGLLESRRGQDGAYIGCMKSGDVVTQEGSQWYEPEWWKFGDDKSYFRHATGSLVILSKNLAQYININSGLLKTYAFDDTTIGSWMIGVQATYIDDNRLCCSSTRQEKVCSMA
- the LOC106370856 gene encoding vesicle-associated membrane protein 711 encodes the protein MAILYALVARGTVVLAEFTATSTNASTIAKQILEKVPGNNNDSNVSYSQDRYVFHVKRTDGLTVLCMAEETAGRRIPFAFLEDIHQRFVRTYGRAVHTAQAYAMNDEFSRVLSQQIEYYSNDPNADRINRIKGEMSQVRDVMIENIDKVLDRGERLELLVDKTATMQGNTFRFRKQARRFRSTVWWRNCKLTFLLILVLLVIIYIAVAFVCHGPLLPSCI